Proteins encoded together in one Impatiens glandulifera chromosome 1, dImpGla2.1, whole genome shotgun sequence window:
- the LOC124913032 gene encoding protein PLASTID TRANSCRIPTIONALLY ACTIVE 10, translating to MQSLQNPTPFFTFPKPLLVKPSKPHISFPKILPFRLSTRKFIVNSYSSDELPIDESFIEHFGPKEKESEEEARRRNWIERGWAPWEEVLTPEADFARKSLNEGEEVALQDPESIESFRMLKPSYRKKKMEEMGLTEDEYYAKQFEIKGEIPEPLETVYGGPMVVRHVPPRDWPPRGWEVDREELEFIRGAHKLLPARIHLETVEKESNTNTDDLSLERYKVFLKQYNEWVAANKDRLEEESYEHDQDYYPGRRKRGKDYKEGMYELPFYYPGQICAGKVTTLHLHQGAFLDIGGVHEGWVPIKGNDWYWIRHHIKVGMHVLVEIVAKRDPYRYRFPIEMRFIDPNIDHLLFNRFDYSPIFHRDEDTNPDELRRDCGRPPIPIKDPEIKVEEESLLSNHPYVDKLWMIHNAEQMVMDDMETRPDVYKDKKLSEYTDDEDFDEENSVEYSTDYYKKALLPKMSVRISAKELDLESAFAERQVHNKLRKEAEARGEKYKVTSMNRCNEMDEYDLLHWHRSLEEREALLRDISCRQALGLPLVEPGKFLGASYFGDEYDPSNPLYRYDYWGEPKNSEKSKQERMTDAHNKSIVGKGTVWYEMSYEEAIKQQMERQAKNKGKEPEIVDYEKEESGEDDDDDDEEDFDFSILDDPEVNSMYAEPLVNGTESSAMSDEGMFED from the exons ATGCAATCTCTTCAAAATCCTACTCCTTTCTTCACCTTCCCTAAACCCCTACTAGTAAAACCCTCCAAACCCCACATTTCCTTCCCAAAAATCCTTCCTTTCCGTCTCTCCACCCGGAAATTTATCGTTAACTCCTATAGCTCCGATGAGCTCCCTATTGACGAGTCCTTCATCGAGCATTTCGGCCCAAAGGAGAAAGAGTCCGAGGAAGAAGCCCGTCGCCGGAACTGGATAGAACGGGGTTGGGCACCATGGGAGGAAGTCCTCACCCCCGAGGCCGATTTCGCCAGGAAATCTCTCAACGAAGGCGAAGAAGTTGCACTTCAAGATCCAGAGTCAATTGAGTCCTTCAG GATGCTGAAGCCAAGCTACCGAAAGAAGAAGATGGAGGAAATGGGGTTGACGGAAGATGAATACTATGCAAAACAGTTCGAGATTAAGGGAGAGATTCCAGAGCCTTTGGAGACTGTTTATGGTGGGCCAATGGTGGTTCGTCATGTGCCACCAAGGGACTGGCCTCCTCGGGGATGGGAAGTGGATAGGGAGGAGCTAGAGTTTATACGAGGGGCACACAAGCTGTTACCAGCTAGGATTCATCTGGAGACAGTTGAGAAAGAGTCCAACACAAATACTGATGATTTGTCTCTGGAGAGGTATAAGGTTTTCCTGAAACAGTATAATGAATGGGTTGCAGCAAACAAGGACAGATTGGAGGAGGAATCCTACGAG CATGATCAAGATTATTACCCAGGCAGGAGAAAAAGGGGCAAGGACTACAAAGAGGGGATG TATGAGCTCCCCTTTTATTATCCAGGACAG ATTTGTGCTGGTAAAGTGACTACTTTACATCTCCATCAAGGTGCATTTTTGGACATTGGAGGTGTTCATGAAGG GTGGGTCCCTATAAAAGGAAATGACTGGTATTGGATCCGCCATCACATAAAAGTTGGCATGCATGTCCTAGTTGAAATTGTG GCAAAAAGAGATCCTTACCGGTACCGATTTCCCATTGAGATGCGCTTTATTGATCCTAATATAGATCACCTTCT ATTTAATAGATTTGATTACTCACCAATCTTTCATCGTGATGAAGATACTAATCCTGATGAGTTGAGA CGTGATTGTGGAAGACCCCCTATACCTATAAAAGATCCAGAAATCAAAGTAGAAGAAGAATCATTACTGTCAAATCACCCCTATGTGGATAAG TTATGGATGATCCATAATGCTGAACAAATGGTTATGGATGACATGGAGACTAGACCTGATGTGTATAAAGACAAAAAGTTGTCTGAGTATACTGATGACGaagattttgatgaagaaaacAGTGTTGAATATTCTACAGATTACTACAAAAAAGCTTTACTACCAAAGATGAGCGTG AGAATAAGTGCTAAAGAACTTGACTTGGAGTCTGCATTCGCTGAGCGTCAG GTACACAACAAACTAAGGAAAGAAGCAGAAGCTAGAGGTGAGAAATATAAAGTAACAAGTATGAACCGTTGCAACGAAATGGACGAATATGACTTGCTCCATTGGCATCGGTCATTAGAGGAAAGAGAGGCTCTACTCAGAGATATTAGCTG CCGTCAGGCGCTTGGTCTTCCATTGGTCGAGCCAGGGAAGTTTTTAGGTGCTAGTTACTTTGGAGATGAGTATGATCCTTCAAACCCCTTGTACCGTTATGACTACTGGGGGGAACCCAAGAACTCAGAAAAGAGCAAGCAAGAGCGAATGACGGATGCCCACAACAAATCAATTGTAGGGAAGGGCACTGTTTGGTACGAGATGTCATACGAAGAAGCCATCAAGCAGCAAATGGAAAGGCAAGCCAAGAATAAAGGAAAAGAACCCGAAATCGTAGattatgaaaaagaagaaagtggcgaggatgatgatgatgacgatgaggAGGATTTCGATTTCAGCATTTTGGACGATCCTGAAGTAAATAGCATGTATGCTGAACCATTAGTTAACGGTACAGAGTCTTCAGCAATGTCAGATGAGGGTATGTTTGAGGACTAA
- the LOC124921904 gene encoding PHD finger protein ALFIN-LIKE 9-like isoform X1, translating to MGGSTPVNSRTVVEDVFVDYKGRRAGLIKALTADVEEFVRMSVCLCNPDKENLCLYGLPNEQWEVNLPAEEVPPELPEPVLGINFVRDGMQENDWLSLVSAHSDAWLLSIAYYFGARFGFDKSDSTQSCHLKHILHMLQLDVVTETSTAAWSTSISIGCSGSCVST from the exons ATGGGAGGGAGTACGCCGGTAAACTCCCGAACAGTAGTAGAAGACGTTTTCGTAGACTACAAAGGACGAAGAGCCGGTCTGATTAAAGCTCTCACCGCCG ATGTTGAAGAATTTGTCCGTATGTCTGTCTGTCTGTGTAACCCTG ATAAGGAAAATCTTTGTCTTTATGGACTTCCTAATGAGCAATGGGAAGTGAATTTACCAGCTGAAGAGGTGCCACCAGAGCTTCCCGAACCTGTGTTGGGTATTAACTTTGTTAGAGATGGAATGCAAGAGAATGATTGGCTATCTTTAGTATCGGCTCATAGTGATGCATGGTTGTTGTCGATTGCATACTATTTTGGTGCTAGATTTGGATTTGACAAATCTGATAG CACCCAGAGTTGTCATCTCAAGCATATACTCCACATGTTGCAA CTCGATGTAGTAACAGAAACATCAACAGCAGCATGGTCAACCTCCATATCAATTGGCTGTTCAGGTTCCTGCGTCTCCACTTga
- the LOC124921904 gene encoding PHD finger protein ALFIN-LIKE 9-like isoform X2, with the protein MGGSTPVNSRTVVEDVFVDYKGRRAGLIKALTADVEEFVRMSVCLCNPAEEVPPELPEPVLGINFVRDGMQENDWLSLVSAHSDAWLLSIAYYFGARFGFDKSDSTQSCHLKHILHMLQLDVVTETSTAAWSTSISIGCSGSCVST; encoded by the exons ATGGGAGGGAGTACGCCGGTAAACTCCCGAACAGTAGTAGAAGACGTTTTCGTAGACTACAAAGGACGAAGAGCCGGTCTGATTAAAGCTCTCACCGCCG ATGTTGAAGAATTTGTCCGTATGTCTGTCTGTCTGTGTAACCCTG CTGAAGAGGTGCCACCAGAGCTTCCCGAACCTGTGTTGGGTATTAACTTTGTTAGAGATGGAATGCAAGAGAATGATTGGCTATCTTTAGTATCGGCTCATAGTGATGCATGGTTGTTGTCGATTGCATACTATTTTGGTGCTAGATTTGGATTTGACAAATCTGATAG CACCCAGAGTTGTCATCTCAAGCATATACTCCACATGTTGCAA CTCGATGTAGTAACAGAAACATCAACAGCAGCATGGTCAACCTCCATATCAATTGGCTGTTCAGGTTCCTGCGTCTCCACTTga